In Carassius gibelio isolate Cgi1373 ecotype wild population from Czech Republic chromosome B13, carGib1.2-hapl.c, whole genome shotgun sequence, one genomic interval encodes:
- the LOC127969954 gene encoding heparan sulfate glucosamine 3-O-sulfotransferase 1-like → MANLLSCVLFLSLRTYAAPPEYIQVWPGGSTPTPGDLDNGTVGPSLVPPPGTSKHAPHSIIIGVRKGGTRALLEMLDIHPEVAAAATEVHFFDWDENYAKGFEWYRDQMPYSYPNQITIEKTPGYFTSPVAPARIHAMNSSIRLLLILRDPTERVISDYTQVYFNRLENHKPVQAIENMLVKNGALNTRYKAIQRSFYDVHMRNWLQHFPLEQIHIVDGDTLIHDPLPELQRVERFLHLPPRIVASNFYFNQTKGFYCIRSDGHERCLHESKGRPHPPVNSTVLRQLRSYLRQHNRNFFQLIGRTFNWQ, encoded by the coding sequence ATGGCTAATCTTCTGAGCTGTGTTTTGTTCCTGTCTCTCCGGACGTATGCCGCCCCGCCGGAGTACATCCAAGTGTGGCCCGGTGGCTCGACGCCAACCCCGGGAGATCTGGACAACGGTACGGTTGGCCCCTCTTTAGTTCCCCCTCCAGGAACAAGCAAACACGCTCCCCACAGCATCATCATCGGCGTGCGGAAAGGAGGCACCAGAGCGTTGCTGGAAATGCTGGATATCCACCCAGAAGTAGCAGCGGCCGCCACTGAAGTCCACTTCTTCGACTGGGACGAGAACTACGCCAAAGGCTTCGAATGGTACCGGGACCAGATGCCCTATTCGTACCCAAATCAGATCACCATTGAAAAGACTCCAGGGTATTTCACGTCTCCGGTGGCGCCTGCGCGGATCCACGCCATGAACTCTTCTATCAGACTCTTGCTGATCTTGAGAGACCCGACGGAGAGAGTCATATCGGACTATACGCAAGTCTACTTCAACCGCTTGGAGAACCACAAACCCGTACAAGCCATCGAGAACATGCTAGTCAAGAACGGCGCTCTAAACACGCGCTACAAAGCCATCCAGCGCAGTTTTTACGACGTCCACATGAGGAACTGGCTTCAGCACTTTCCTCTGGAGCAGATCCACATTGTGGACGGGGATACGCTGATCCACGATCCCTTACCAGAGCTCCAGCGAGTCGAACGCTTCTTGCATCTGCCGCCACGGATCGTGGCGTCCAACTTCTATTTTAACCAGACCAAAGGCTTCTACTGCATTCGCAGCGATGGCCATGAGCGATGCCTGCACGAGTCCAAAGGACGGCCGCATCCACCCGTTAACAGCACTGTTCTGCGACAGCTGCGCTCGTATTTGCGCCAACACAATCGGAACTTCTTTCAGCTCATTGGACGTACTTTTAACTGGCAGTAG